One Streptosporangium sp. NBC_01495 DNA window includes the following coding sequences:
- a CDS encoding LLM class flavin-dependent oxidoreductase, producing the protein MSVQEVVFGFGAHTGIDEVSELLRMAQQADRDGLDIFSLSDHPYIGGRLDAYASLGFILGRTQHISGFANVTNLPTRPAPMLARMVTSLSALSGGRIVLGMGAGGLWDRISDMGVPRLSPGDAVNAFEEAIVLVKMLSGGGPPVTYRGRHYQVDQIEPAPVAAPSVWTGSVGPKSLAATGRVADGWVPGHAADWLSERYRVSRPVIDEAATAVGRDPREIRTVFNFPGRITDRPLPATRDRDGRWIGGSVGQWVEELTAAVLTHGASGFILFPPGHAAHEDVSLGRWAREIVPAVREAIAKENG; encoded by the coding sequence TTGTCTGTACAAGAAGTCGTCTTCGGCTTCGGCGCGCATACCGGCATCGACGAGGTGTCGGAGCTGCTGCGCATGGCTCAGCAGGCCGACCGTGACGGACTTGACATCTTCTCGCTGTCGGATCATCCCTACATCGGCGGGCGCCTGGACGCCTACGCCTCCCTCGGATTCATCCTCGGACGTACGCAGCACATCTCCGGCTTCGCCAACGTCACCAACCTGCCGACCCGGCCTGCTCCCATGCTGGCGCGAATGGTGACGTCGCTGTCGGCGCTGTCGGGCGGTCGCATCGTGCTCGGCATGGGCGCAGGCGGGCTGTGGGATCGAATCTCCGACATGGGGGTGCCGCGGCTGTCGCCGGGCGATGCCGTGAACGCCTTCGAGGAGGCGATCGTCCTGGTCAAAATGCTGTCGGGTGGCGGTCCGCCGGTCACCTACCGGGGCCGCCACTACCAGGTGGACCAGATCGAGCCTGCTCCTGTGGCCGCGCCTTCCGTGTGGACCGGATCGGTCGGCCCGAAATCCCTGGCCGCCACTGGCCGGGTGGCCGACGGCTGGGTCCCTGGCCACGCGGCGGATTGGCTCAGCGAGCGATACCGGGTGTCGCGGCCGGTCATCGACGAGGCGGCGACGGCCGTGGGCCGCGATCCGCGCGAGATCCGCACGGTCTTCAATTTCCCCGGACGCATCACCGACCGGCCGCTGCCCGCCACGCGTGACCGCGACGGCCGCTGGATCGGCGGCTCCGTCGGCCAGTGGGTCGAGGAACTGACCGCAGCCGTGCTGACGCACGGCGCGTCGGGCTTCATCCTCTTCCCGCCCGGCCACGCCGCACACGAGGACGTCTCCCTCGGCCGCTGGGCCAGGGAGATCGTCCCGGCCGTACGCGAAGCGATCGCGAAGGAAAACGGCTAA
- a CDS encoding glycosyltransferase 87 family protein produces MSSSVSAGPRIRLGKRDGGSFQMACGVLIALSGALTAFAFNTIYAKGWIDLEVYREGGAAVLGRTSVYDLTVGGNSLKFTYSPFAAMLFTPLALVGMEVAAALWVLICILALEVLIWILVGRTAVRNRSRRATHTLLVVVAILPLYPVTLTLWNGQIGIILLLAVVVDLTHGKGKWRGVITGIVAGIKLTPLIFIPYLLVTRRFRAALMAGLGFLGTVILGFLLLPADSRDYWGGAFFDTQRVIAGQEVNFFNQSIRGVLMLLPDSWPIVPLWLALCAVVGTGGLLVAAWTAKKAGELAGITACAIVGLLVSPVSWPHHWVWCIPLLVLWAQRAQRVDATLEKVGVGFLWFIFLLPGYVALAILFIYPSHVGTWLMLLTGSYVLSGLSTLLALAVYFGRSDWRQRRRGSADG; encoded by the coding sequence ATGTCTTCTTCGGTGTCAGCCGGTCCGCGAATTCGTTTGGGCAAGAGAGATGGCGGCTCTTTCCAAATGGCATGCGGAGTGTTGATCGCGTTGAGCGGCGCGCTGACAGCCTTCGCCTTCAACACGATCTATGCGAAGGGCTGGATCGATCTGGAGGTTTACCGGGAAGGCGGAGCGGCGGTACTGGGGCGTACCTCTGTCTATGACTTGACTGTAGGTGGAAATTCGCTGAAGTTCACCTATTCGCCGTTCGCGGCAATGCTGTTCACGCCTCTCGCCCTGGTCGGAATGGAGGTTGCCGCCGCCCTCTGGGTGCTGATCTGCATACTCGCCCTTGAGGTGTTGATATGGATTCTCGTCGGCCGTACTGCGGTGAGGAACCGTAGCCGCCGGGCAACTCACACGTTGTTGGTTGTTGTCGCGATACTTCCCTTGTATCCGGTAACACTAACGCTGTGGAATGGGCAAATAGGTATTATTCTGCTACTGGCGGTAGTTGTAGATCTGACGCACGGCAAAGGAAAGTGGCGCGGCGTGATAACTGGCATTGTCGCCGGTATCAAGCTCACCCCACTGATATTCATTCCCTATCTTCTTGTCACGCGTCGCTTCCGGGCCGCCCTGATGGCCGGCCTCGGTTTTCTCGGCACGGTGATCCTCGGATTTCTGCTGCTGCCGGCCGATTCACGTGATTACTGGGGCGGTGCATTTTTCGACACGCAACGGGTGATCGCCGGGCAGGAGGTGAATTTTTTCAATCAATCGATTCGCGGCGTGCTCATGCTCCTGCCCGACTCTTGGCCCATCGTGCCTCTCTGGCTCGCCCTGTGCGCGGTAGTCGGCACGGGTGGGCTTCTGGTCGCCGCATGGACCGCGAAGAAGGCGGGCGAGCTCGCCGGAATCACCGCCTGCGCCATCGTGGGGCTGCTTGTCTCACCCGTTTCCTGGCCGCACCATTGGGTCTGGTGCATACCGCTCCTGGTGCTGTGGGCACAGCGCGCCCAGCGCGTGGACGCCACGCTTGAGAAGGTGGGCGTGGGGTTCTTGTGGTTCATCTTTCTACTGCCTGGATATGTCGCCCTGGCGATACTTTTTATATATCCATCCCACGTCGGAACGTGGCTGATGTTGCTGACGGGTAGTTATGTGCTCAGCGGATTGTCGACGTTGCTGGCGCTTGCGGTTTATTTCGGCCGGAGCGATTGGCGGCAAAGAAGGCGCGGGTCGGCCGACGGCTAG
- a CDS encoding MarR family winged helix-turn-helix transcriptional regulator, with protein sequence MGKHDDGQIGVVAALVRSTFLVNAVYAESAREYGLTSQQGQLLCVLMVQPYGMSELGAMLGLAKSSLTGLVDRTERNGMVQREPDPQDMRAVRVALTRQGGRLAGEFYAETCRRIEKLTAGLATAERDTLAGLLGRVVLDNEVPAVFLEPDEAAAADRKR encoded by the coding sequence GTGGGTAAACATGATGATGGCCAGATCGGGGTTGTGGCCGCGCTGGTACGGTCCACGTTCTTGGTGAATGCCGTGTACGCCGAGTCCGCCCGGGAGTATGGCCTCACCTCGCAGCAGGGACAGTTGCTGTGCGTGCTGATGGTCCAGCCGTACGGCATGAGTGAATTGGGTGCGATGTTGGGGCTGGCCAAGTCGAGCCTTACCGGCCTGGTGGACCGCACCGAGCGCAACGGCATGGTCCAGCGCGAACCGGACCCACAGGACATGCGCGCGGTGCGGGTCGCGCTCACCCGGCAGGGCGGCAGGCTCGCAGGAGAGTTCTATGCCGAGACTTGCCGGCGGATCGAGAAGCTGACCGCGGGACTCGCCACCGCCGAACGCGACACGCTCGCCGGCCTGCTCGGCCGCGTCGTGCTGGACAACGAGGTTCCCGCGGTCTTCCTGGAACCCGACGAAGCAGCCGCCGCCGATCGCAAGCGCTAA
- a CDS encoding NAD(P)/FAD-dependent oxidoreductase, whose protein sequence is MNRTVVVIGGGYGGSAAAKALDSEADVILIDPRDAFVNSAGSLRALTQPDWAGNMFFPYNEWLTRGTVIRDRAVSVDPGGVTLASGQRVEADYLILATGSSYAYPAKPNADSTGEVLDDLRRTHKELVDAERVLILGAGPVGLELAGEIKEVWPHKRVTIVDPAERLLPAFQLELRQELHRRLDELGIQVRLGTGLTAPPPTEPGQAGTFTVTTTGGQEITADIWFRAYGVHVNSDYLADGRLTTRTPQEQVPVTETLNVHGYDHVYAIGDITDVAEAKMAGYAMQHAEVVVRNIIAQLRGEEPTGTYQPSPHPMILLPLGPRGGVGQLPTPDGPAVVPATTVIEYKSADLFTDRMAEQFGTA, encoded by the coding sequence ATGAATCGTACAGTTGTGGTCATCGGCGGAGGTTACGGAGGTTCGGCGGCTGCCAAGGCGCTGGACTCCGAGGCCGACGTCATCCTCATCGATCCCCGGGACGCGTTCGTCAACTCGGCGGGGTCGCTGCGGGCGCTGACCCAGCCCGACTGGGCGGGCAACATGTTCTTCCCCTACAACGAGTGGCTGACGCGGGGCACGGTGATTCGCGACCGTGCGGTCTCCGTGGACCCCGGCGGCGTCACCCTGGCCTCAGGTCAGCGTGTTGAGGCCGACTATCTCATTCTGGCCACCGGCTCCAGCTACGCCTACCCGGCCAAACCCAACGCCGACTCCACTGGCGAAGTCCTGGACGACCTCCGCCGGACCCACAAGGAACTGGTTGATGCCGAGCGGGTGCTGATCCTCGGCGCCGGGCCGGTCGGTTTGGAACTGGCCGGGGAAATCAAGGAGGTCTGGCCGCACAAGCGCGTGACCATCGTCGACCCGGCCGAGCGGCTTCTGCCCGCGTTCCAGCTGGAGCTGCGCCAGGAGCTGCACCGCCGACTTGATGAATTGGGCATCCAGGTGCGGCTGGGCACCGGCCTGACCGCGCCACCGCCGACCGAGCCGGGTCAGGCCGGGACCTTCACCGTCACCACCACCGGCGGGCAGGAGATCACAGCCGACATCTGGTTCCGCGCCTACGGCGTGCACGTCAACAGCGACTACCTCGCCGACGGCCGGCTCACGACCCGCACCCCACAGGAACAGGTCCCCGTCACCGAGACCCTCAACGTCCACGGGTACGACCACGTCTACGCGATCGGCGACATCACCGATGTCGCCGAGGCCAAGATGGCCGGGTACGCGATGCAACACGCCGAGGTGGTGGTGCGGAACATCATCGCCCAACTGCGCGGCGAGGAGCCCACGGGCACCTACCAGCCCTCACCTCATCCCATGATCCTGCTCCCGCTCGGACCGCGTGGCGGTGTCGGCCAACTGCCCACACCCGACGGCCCGGCCGTCGTCCCGGCTACGACGGTCATCGAGTACAAGAGCGCCGACCTGTTCACCGACCGCATGGCCGAACAGTTCGGCACCGCCTGA
- a CDS encoding helix-turn-helix transcriptional regulator → MNDLPVWAVRLREERRSQKWSQKDVARQLIDAASGRTRAHMPTHESLARMVRTWEAAQHRPSEPYPQLLAQIFEVTEEELFADSPDVADSGEVSEGSLVWKASDGDDDMERRRLLQLAAASAGIGILGASGEPVRQLLDLSLDHGFRSGEEWEMSAADHLHALRTRPPAQVAADLIIDLLTVRRQMEASSPAEVTELQRTLAMLASIHANALTRLGDHGAAVRWWRTGRSAADASGDRELRLLVRAEEAGHGLYGQRAPETVMRLVNIAEQVAGGPSVDLLTTRAKALSLLGKHAEACETLDVLVGLTEKGGRGDSLGFWKENQIYFAQSWVYAGAGDEAKAGAARENVLRLTSDYQYQANVALHEALCTVVQGAVDEGVRRAAAVIDPLPVAYRSNHIIETGRMLLRAVPLDQQDRPAIGEFREVLAIEAAT, encoded by the coding sequence ATGAATGATCTTCCTGTGTGGGCCGTGCGGTTGCGCGAAGAGCGACGGTCGCAGAAATGGTCACAGAAAGACGTGGCCCGGCAGCTGATCGATGCGGCAAGCGGTCGCACCCGGGCACACATGCCGACTCACGAATCGTTGGCCCGCATGGTCCGCACATGGGAGGCCGCTCAGCATCGGCCGAGCGAGCCTTATCCGCAGCTGCTCGCGCAGATCTTCGAGGTCACCGAGGAAGAGTTGTTCGCCGATTCGCCGGATGTCGCCGACTCGGGGGAAGTGTCCGAGGGTAGTCTCGTCTGGAAGGCGTCAGATGGAGACGACGACATGGAACGCCGACGACTTTTGCAGCTTGCCGCCGCCAGTGCCGGGATCGGGATACTCGGCGCTTCCGGTGAGCCGGTTCGCCAGCTTCTCGACCTGTCCCTCGACCATGGTTTCCGAAGCGGCGAGGAGTGGGAGATGTCCGCCGCCGACCACTTGCACGCGCTTCGCACCCGGCCTCCCGCGCAGGTGGCGGCCGATCTCATCATCGACCTGCTCACGGTACGGCGGCAGATGGAGGCGTCGTCTCCCGCCGAGGTGACCGAGCTGCAGCGGACCCTGGCCATGCTGGCCAGCATTCACGCCAACGCGTTGACCCGCCTGGGGGATCACGGGGCCGCCGTCCGCTGGTGGCGTACCGGTCGGAGCGCGGCCGACGCCTCCGGGGATCGGGAGCTGCGTCTGCTGGTTCGTGCCGAGGAGGCAGGCCACGGGCTCTACGGGCAGCGCGCCCCGGAGACGGTCATGCGCCTCGTCAACATCGCGGAGCAGGTCGCCGGCGGCCCCTCCGTCGACTTGCTGACCACCCGGGCGAAGGCCCTCTCCCTGCTCGGCAAACACGCCGAGGCGTGTGAGACGTTGGACGTCCTTGTCGGGCTGACGGAGAAGGGGGGCCGCGGGGATTCTCTCGGATTCTGGAAAGAGAACCAGATCTACTTCGCGCAGAGCTGGGTCTATGCCGGTGCCGGCGACGAGGCCAAGGCCGGCGCGGCCCGGGAGAACGTGCTCAGGCTGACCAGCGACTACCAGTACCAGGCCAATGTCGCTCTGCATGAGGCGCTCTGCACGGTCGTCCAGGGCGCCGTTGACGAGGGAGTCCGTCGGGCAGCGGCGGTGATAGATCCTCTCCCCGTCGCCTACCGCAGCAACCACATCATCGAGACCGGGCGGATGCTGCTGCGTGCCGTACCTCTCGACCAGCAGGACCGCCCGGCTATCGGCGAGTTTCGTGAAGTGCTGGCCATCGAGGCCGCGACGTAG
- a CDS encoding aldehyde dehydrogenase (NADP(+)) translates to MINSVDPRTGEFVGDPFPLTSDDEVDAIVGAALAAGTAWRSADRAAALDAVAAALEANVEELWRAADAETALGETRLRGEVARAAGQFRLFAQVLRDGGHVEAVIDHATAQPPVPDLRRMNHPLPGVAGVFAASNFPFAFSVAGGDTASALAAGCPVVVKAHDGHPATSELSWQIIQRALPDPALFGLIRGLDAGKRLAGHPSVAAVGFTGSIPGGKAIQALIAERPDPIPFYGELGSVNPVVVLPSAARDGLAQGFAASLTLGTGQFCTNPGLVFVPDDGDLLVSISEAVSETVGGPMLTERMQGGFLRGLARLGKLTPLAEGQPGEGAFAVTPQVFVTDLASFAADLPDLVEECFGPAAVVVVYTDPADLPPVLERLDGSLTATIHATDPAEARESAEVLLRKAGRLIWNGWPTGVAVRWAMHHGGPWPASTAAAHTSVGAAAIRRWLVPTAYQDWPAELLPPELRDDNPLGIPRRVDGVLVEGRA, encoded by the coding sequence GTGATCAACTCAGTTGACCCCAGGACCGGCGAGTTCGTCGGGGATCCCTTCCCCCTGACCTCGGACGACGAGGTGGACGCGATCGTCGGGGCGGCTCTCGCGGCCGGGACCGCCTGGCGGTCCGCGGACCGGGCGGCGGCGCTCGACGCGGTCGCGGCGGCGCTGGAGGCGAACGTCGAGGAGCTCTGGCGGGCGGCCGACGCGGAGACCGCGCTCGGGGAGACCCGGCTGCGCGGAGAGGTGGCACGGGCCGCCGGTCAGTTCCGGCTCTTCGCCCAGGTGCTGCGGGACGGCGGGCACGTGGAGGCGGTGATCGACCACGCGACGGCCCAGCCGCCGGTCCCCGACCTGCGGCGGATGAACCACCCCCTGCCCGGCGTGGCCGGGGTCTTCGCGGCGAGCAACTTCCCGTTCGCCTTCTCGGTCGCGGGCGGTGACACGGCCTCGGCGCTGGCCGCCGGATGCCCGGTGGTGGTCAAGGCCCACGACGGGCATCCGGCCACGTCGGAGCTGTCATGGCAGATCATCCAGCGCGCCCTGCCCGACCCGGCCCTCTTCGGCCTGATCCGCGGGCTCGACGCGGGAAAGCGGCTGGCCGGGCACCCGTCCGTGGCGGCCGTCGGGTTCACCGGCTCCATCCCCGGGGGCAAGGCCATCCAGGCGCTCATCGCCGAGCGTCCCGACCCCATCCCGTTCTACGGCGAGCTGGGCAGCGTCAACCCCGTCGTCGTGCTGCCCTCGGCCGCCCGCGACGGCCTCGCCCAGGGGTTCGCCGCCTCGCTCACCCTCGGCACCGGCCAGTTCTGCACCAACCCCGGGCTGGTGTTCGTCCCCGACGACGGGGACCTCCTGGTGTCCATCTCCGAGGCGGTCTCCGAGACCGTGGGCGGCCCGATGCTCACCGAGCGGATGCAGGGCGGCTTCCTGCGCGGGCTGGCCAGACTCGGCAAACTCACCCCGCTCGCCGAGGGGCAGCCGGGCGAGGGGGCGTTCGCGGTGACCCCGCAGGTCTTCGTCACCGATCTGGCCTCGTTCGCCGCGGACCTGCCCGATCTCGTGGAGGAGTGCTTCGGCCCGGCCGCCGTCGTGGTGGTCTACACCGATCCCGCGGACCTGCCTCCCGTGCTGGAGAGGCTGGACGGCTCGCTGACCGCCACGATCCACGCGACCGACCCCGCCGAGGCGCGCGAGAGTGCCGAGGTGCTGCTCAGGAAGGCGGGACGGCTGATCTGGAACGGCTGGCCGACCGGTGTGGCGGTCCGCTGGGCCATGCACCACGGCGGTCCCTGGCCCGCCAGCACGGCCGCCGCCCACACTTCGGTCGGCGCCGCCGCGATCCGCAGGTGGCTGGTGCCCACCGCCTACCAGGACTGGCCGGCCGAGCTCCTGCCGCCGGAGTTGCGCGACGACAACCCCCTGGGCATCCCGCGCCGGGTCGACGGGGTCCTCGTCGAGGGACGCGCCTGA
- a CDS encoding YncE family protein, which translates to MRHPLVRRLAAHCGAVGLLTGLLTVAAPAASAADTTTDLGVTFDSYTADLAVGGGRVFVPADDRIIVADTGGNLTGGVVTGLSGVRELAMNADDTRLYAALTGSNEVAEIDTASLAVTRRIDLSAHPCPSTLALLGERLWVGHGCDNGSGGVVGLDLSAATPAPVAVGGEHLRAPVLAAAGDTLVVGRTSLHHADMLVYDVGGGTPELRGTIDGEEWRMDYLRDLALTSDGTTLFSAADTPGHFTRYDTRTLAVTGTYGDGWDGYPSAVALGSGGAYVAAGRQWGSTDLTLYDAATGAVMFAADQPDAELLPDGVAFSGPDVFVLLRSSANRLLLWRVTGVALPTSNLTVTAPARAYVGSPVTVEGRLTRTDGKALGLKPLAVTRRLLDGTKEPITGVTTQKNGTFTFEDTPPDIGEVTYSVFWDGDDHYRRSSASVTVTVRHRSTLTMDGPQSGVVGTAMELTGVLTAGGKPPSPGATLTVQRSVYVDNVSDGSVKLPPVSVNADGTYTFTDTPAIAGRYSYLALWSGEATAGPAKATHQIMVE; encoded by the coding sequence GTGCGCCACCCACTGGTTCGCCGATTAGCCGCTCACTGCGGCGCCGTCGGCCTGCTCACCGGCCTGCTCACTGTCGCGGCCCCCGCCGCCTCGGCGGCCGACACCACGACCGACCTCGGGGTGACCTTCGACTCCTACACCGCCGACCTGGCCGTCGGCGGCGGCCGGGTGTTCGTCCCCGCCGACGACCGGATCATCGTGGCCGACACCGGCGGAAACCTCACCGGCGGCGTCGTCACCGGCCTGTCCGGCGTCCGCGAGCTGGCCATGAACGCGGACGACACCCGCCTGTACGCGGCGCTCACCGGCTCGAACGAGGTGGCCGAGATCGACACCGCGAGCCTCGCCGTCACCCGGCGGATCGATCTGTCGGCCCACCCGTGCCCGTCCACCCTGGCATTGCTGGGCGAGCGGCTGTGGGTGGGGCACGGGTGCGACAACGGCTCTGGCGGCGTCGTCGGCCTGGATCTGAGCGCGGCCACACCGGCGCCGGTGGCGGTCGGGGGCGAGCACCTGCGCGCTCCCGTGCTCGCGGCCGCCGGCGACACGCTCGTGGTCGGCCGGACCAGCCTGCACCACGCCGACATGCTGGTCTACGACGTCGGCGGCGGCACCCCGGAGCTGCGCGGCACGATCGACGGCGAGGAGTGGCGCATGGACTACCTGCGCGACCTCGCCCTGACCTCCGACGGCACCACCCTGTTCTCCGCGGCCGACACCCCCGGTCACTTCACCAGGTACGACACCAGGACCCTGGCGGTGACCGGCACCTACGGCGACGGCTGGGACGGGTATCCGTCGGCCGTGGCGCTCGGCTCGGGCGGCGCCTACGTCGCCGCGGGACGCCAATGGGGCAGCACCGACCTCACGCTCTACGACGCCGCGACCGGCGCGGTGATGTTCGCGGCCGACCAGCCGGACGCCGAACTACTCCCGGACGGCGTCGCGTTCTCCGGCCCGGACGTCTTCGTGCTGCTGCGGAGCTCCGCGAACCGGCTGCTGCTGTGGCGGGTGACGGGCGTCGCACTGCCGACGTCCAATCTGACGGTGACGGCCCCGGCGCGCGCGTATGTCGGCTCGCCGGTCACCGTCGAGGGGCGGCTCACCCGCACCGACGGCAAGGCGCTCGGGCTCAAGCCGCTCGCGGTGACCCGGCGCCTGCTCGACGGGACGAAAGAGCCGATCACCGGCGTGACGACGCAGAAGAACGGCACGTTCACTTTCGAGGACACGCCGCCGGACATCGGTGAGGTGACCTACTCGGTGTTCTGGGACGGCGACGACCACTACCGCCGAAGCAGCGCCTCCGTCACCGTGACGGTCAGGCACAGATCCACCCTCACCATGGACGGGCCGCAGTCAGGCGTCGTCGGCACGGCCATGGAGCTGACCGGCGTGCTGACGGCGGGTGGCAAGCCGCCCTCGCCGGGGGCCACGCTCACCGTGCAGCGCAGCGTGTACGTCGACAACGTCAGCGATGGAAGCGTCAAGCTGCCGCCGGTGAGCGTGAACGCCGACGGCACGTACACGTTCACCGACACGCCCGCCATCGCCGGCAGGTACAGCTACCTCGCGTTGTGGTCAGGGGAGGCCACGGCCGGGCCGGCCAAGGCCACCCATCAGATCATGGTCGAGTGA
- a CDS encoding DUF1801 domain-containing protein: protein MNDEVTQYINGKKPWQIAVFEKLRAMIMETVPAVEERLQYGKPHYLKNGHYAAVVAVSKDKVSFMMFNATDIPAVAGFIRAMGDGDRKTVDIKEEQEVDYKELAVILEKTSAAL from the coding sequence ATGAACGACGAAGTAACGCAATACATAAACGGCAAGAAGCCCTGGCAGATCGCCGTTTTCGAGAAGCTGCGCGCGATGATCATGGAAACCGTTCCCGCCGTCGAGGAACGGTTGCAGTACGGCAAGCCGCACTATCTCAAGAACGGGCATTACGCGGCGGTCGTCGCGGTCTCCAAGGACAAGGTCTCGTTCATGATGTTCAATGCGACGGACATTCCCGCAGTGGCCGGATTCATCCGGGCGATGGGCGACGGCGATCGCAAGACCGTCGACATCAAGGAAGAGCAGGAAGTCGACTACAAGGAGCTCGCAGTCATCCTGGAAAAGACCTCGGCCGCTCTGTGA